A window of Silurus meridionalis isolate SWU-2019-XX chromosome 4, ASM1480568v1, whole genome shotgun sequence contains these coding sequences:
- the LOC124384961 gene encoding uncharacterized protein C18orf63-like translates to MTGYNKQYLFFKPVPDLEKLYSVFLSFHSFLSQGDEGELRNSQVKTCRELLHTHSDVIASPVFGSYGGIRVIMSITFFNRGIIQVYAQSHSLQISSPQKVLPSILQMCLSYSLTARLAPNWNRVGQYFITGKDFLSDANKRFAVVMELSVTETELCVSVEASTIRLPPVTLKDFDVPALVMERFLNKKETVLHTKAPNNWVYILPSMKKGQVISISRTLPPECPFQTYAELQNHWTIMYGYYLPPLNEDEMVYCSVYFKLLGEKLFTYPLCCIRIQPVQCFPRVNLQAALRAFITDVRSLIEKVCGFTAQLTSQPLYHTLHLSRPSIQDSRALPANLTFKCSSRLVLTQNPSVCTPEMVPLSKLASSPWRLSQPVGLSNIQQSAANTGHWNPQIPSPILQSSQCNGIETSQFSSSFTSLPSFSSTLSVSPKHPVLSNTQPVVQRPKLVPIFRNKSLSRHVNVTKILAEKKKQQEEAAQCALKAPLKRFSSSPLSCASSLPRVSLPFFKDRKKEHSVCTTTPVQPVFKKQPAPMPEIKTGGEVFQSHPKKAKLNIQEVDVVKYARINQLAKINVATLQAWLKGQGIPVCSKDKKGDLMSKVMHRLNEP, encoded by the exons ATGACTGGATACAATAAACAGTACCTGTTCTTTAAACCTGTACCGGACCTGGAGAAACTCTACAgtgtttttctgtcatttcACAGTTTTTTGTCTCAAGGAGATGAAGGAGAGCTGAGAAACAGTCAGGTGAAGACCTGCAG agagcTTTTGCACACACATTCGGATGTTATTGCGTCTCCCGTGTTCGGCTCTTACGGTGGGATCAGAGTTATAATGTCT ATAACATTTTTCAACAGAGGCATCATCCAGGTTTATGCACAGAGCCACAGTTTACAG ATCAGTTCTCCTCAGAAGGTTCTGCCTAGCATCCTGCAGATGTGTCTGTCTTACTCCCTCACCGCTCGACTGGCCCCGAACTGGAACAGAGTCGGACAGTATTTTATCACAG GAAAGGATTTCCTGTCCGATGCTAACAAACGCTTCGCCGTTG TCATGGAGCTGAGTGTGACCGAGACCGAACTGTGTGTCAGCGTGGAGGCCAGCACTATAAGACTTCCTCCTGTAACT CTGAAAGACTTTGATGTTCCAGCTCTTGTGATGGAAagatttctgaataaaaaagaGACAGTTCTCCACACCAAAGCACCAAATAACTGGGTCTACATTCTCCCAAG CATGAAGAAGGGCCAGGTCATCAGCATCAGTCGCACACTGCCACCAGAGTGTCCTTTCCAGACTTACGCTGAGCTTCAGAATCACTGGACCATCATG TATGGCTATTACCTCCCCCCACTGAACGAGGATGAGATGGTGTATTGCAGTGTGTATTTTAAACTGCTTGGTGAGAAGCTTTTCAC ATATCCGTTGTGTTGTATTCGCATTCAGCCAGTTCAGTGTTTTCCCCGAGTGAACCTGCAGGCGGCGCTCAGAGCCTTTATAACTGATGTCAGAAGCCTAATTGAGAAAGTTTGTGGCTTTACAGCACAATTGACCAGCCAGCCTTTATACCATACTCTTCATCTGAGCAGGCCTAGTATACAG gaCTCTAGGGCTTTACCTGCTAACCTGACCTTCAAGTGCTCTAGCAGACTTGTGCTGACCCAGAATCCTAGCGTCTGCACTCCAGAGATGGTGCCTCTTTCAAAGTTAGCATCTTCTCCATGGCGCCTAAGTCAGCCTGTAGGTTTGAGCAACATCCAACAATCAGCTGCAAACACTGGACACTGGAATCCTCAAATCCCCAGCCCTATTTTGCAGTCATCTCAATGCAATGGCATTGAGACAAGCCAGTTCTCATCATCCTTCACCTCTCTTCCATCATTCTCCTCGACCTTGTCTGTCTCTCCTAAGCACCCAGTGCTTAGCAACACTCAGCCTGTTGTACAGAGACCCAAACTGGTACCTATCTTCAGAAACAAGTCACTGAGTCGGCATGTTAACGTCACGAAGATCCTGgctgagaaaaagaaacaacaagaAGAAGCAGCACAGTGTGCTTTAAAAGCACCACTTAAAAGATTCTCCTCGTCTCCTTTATCCTGTGCATCATCACTCCCTAGAGTGTCTCTGCCATTTTTTAAGGACCGTAAAAAAGAACACAGTGTCTGCACTACCACACCAGTACAGCCGGTCTTCAAAAAACAACCTGCACCCATGCCTGAGATCAAAACAGGG GGTGAAGTATTTCAGTCGCACCCGAAGAAAgccaaactcaacatacaggAAGTGGATGTGGTGAAGTATGCAAGAATCAATCAG cTGGCAAAGATCAATGTGGCGACTCTGCAGGCCTGGCTGAAAGGTCAAGGCATCCCAGTGTGTTCAAAGGACAAGAAGGGGGACCTGATGTCAAAGGTCATGCACCGCCTGAATGAACCTTGA